A region from the Lolium perenne isolate Kyuss_39 chromosome 4, Kyuss_2.0, whole genome shotgun sequence genome encodes:
- the LOC127295423 gene encoding uncharacterized protein encodes MTINSVAISSILDHCKSLQQLWFACAGSGVTVPQVGELVFYFPQGHLGQDGGISMHLHGVPSQILCRVINVELKSENDFVHACLILLPEQAELNHGFEAIDSKCLPSSTPRLSAYFCKKLRAADTMAHAWFSIPRKHAEKFLPPLDMAKMAPIQELVVKDLSGMEWHFQHRLVGPRRHLLQTAEYATSKNLVAGDVIVILRGEDGQLHVGVRRCMRSIGNMPPSEVTSNEGHKTGLGILPSISHAITARSIFTVIYRPRTGTGQFVVPYDRYVESGKICSVGTRFRMIFREATTERRVSGIISGFEDFDATWPDSKWRCLKVKLNKDSSVAIPERVSPWEIEPHKRSSNAILTYLDTKKPSVPRGLFREDSRQEATILATHNPSCVDPEACLNNAKYIFQLCQDGSLTHASSSLVENRIFLGAVDALICLSVGSSSRSFSSVDDLRIQTKEALDIAMSELARTFHGLKLWNVNHFKDLDSLPSTMSKLCCPSALDSLCLSSTSSDPVSSSSLSTGASSRNSELMPAEDCSTFHRVMSCLDEKKFDLINQNSISSVRSIASRMIQAGFTERLRETFTDLSQELIRDFHILDSNWIFQCHSRVDEGDSCVGESVRLQYWNLASQFITRVLVEMRRQLSEADLGAFDELKGDYFAKIVEQPVSKLLNVASTLAALNKLLEEIPQGLVQCVQTVFPRIVHALSTYSTLSDVVPTLLELVSPDSRESISREAEAIRKKVEDVVSRMLDILTDAMSASSLPEAEDTDVHPVTKAVAEGTGSLLEHRDSLNLILAHSCCQVYEGVPAIESYNSLISGLIVHLQSVLRRSCKGPLQKESRYIFLLNNMQFILNQFKSSAMEDPIGHGDWAIEHHKAMEHYMKEYIETSWAPVSSHLAAKDGKHLRFWRHSSVQQFTAAFQCVCAKQRHWKVPDPHLRKTLRASISRKLVPAYCEYLGKHPKGSKSIRITREELEDLLSELFEG; translated from the exons ATGACTATTAATTCTGTGGCAATATCTTCTATTCTTGATCATTGCAAAA GTTTGCAGCAACTGTGGTTCGCATGTGCTGGTTCAGGTGTTACAGTTCCTCAAGTAGGGGAACTTGTATTCTACTTTCCCCAAGGACACCTGGGGCAG GATGGGGGCATCTCCATGCATTTGCACGGTGTTCCCTCACAGATCCTATGCCGTGTAATCAATGTGGAGCTGAAG TCAGAAAATGATTTTGTCCATGCTTGCCTGATCTTACTACCTGAGCAGGCTGAGCTCAAT CATGGCTTTGAGGCAATTGATAGCAAGTGTCTCccttcatcaacaccaaggctTTCGGCATATTTCTGCAAGAAATTAAGAGCTGCTGACACAATGGCCCATGCTTGGTTTTCTATACCAAGGAAGCATGCTGAGAAATTCCTTCCGCCATTG GACATGGCCAAGATGGCACCGATCCAGGAGCTTGTCGTGAAGGATCTTTCTGGGATGGAGTGGCACTTCCAGCACAGATTAG TGGGACCAAGGAGGCATCTCCTTCAAACTGCAGAGTATGCAACTTCCAAAAATCTTGTTGCAGGGGATGTTATTGTCATTTTGAG AGGAGAAGATGGCCAGCTACATGTTGGGGTTAGACGATGTATGAGAAGTATTGGGAATATGCCTCCGTCAGAAGTAACTAGTAATGAAGGTCACAAAACAGGCCTCGGTATTCTTCCAAGTATAAGTCATGCTATTACCGCAAGGTCCATTTTCACCGTCATATACAGACCTAG GACAGGTACAGGTCAATTTGTTGTGCCATATGATCGATATGTTGAGTCTGGAAAGATTTGTTCAGTAGGGACAAGATTTAGAATGATCTTCAGGGAAGCGACCACAGAGCGCAG AGTTTCTGGTATTATATCAGGTTTCGAAGATTTTGATGCAACATGGCCTGATTCAAAGTGGAGATGCCTAAAG GTGAAATTGAACAAGGACTCATCAGTTGCAATTCCTGAAAGAGTTTCTCCATGGGAAATAGAGCCACATAAGAGATCTTCTAATGCCATACTTACGTATTTGGATACGAAGAAACCTTCTGTTCCAAGAGGTTTATTTAGAGAGGATTCAAGGCAGGAAGCAACAATATTGGCAACACATAACCCTTCTTGTGTTGATCCGGAAGCCTGTCTTAACAATGCAAAATACATTTTCCAGTTGTGTCAGGATGGATCCTTGACGCATGCATCCTCCTCACTTGTAGAGAACAGGATATTCCTCGGTGCTGTTGATGCCCTTATCTGTCTCTCAGTGGGTTCCTCTTCTCGCAGCTTCTCTTCTGTTGATGATCTTCGCATCCAAACAAAAGAAGCTCTGGATATTGCAATGTCAGAGCTTGCAAGAACATTCCATGGCCTCAAATTGTGGAACGTCAACCATTTTAAGGACCTTGATAGCCTACCTAGCACCATGAGTAAGTTATGCTGTCCATCAGCCTTAGATAGCCTCTGTCTCTCCTCAACCAGTAGTGATCCAGTTTCGTCGAGCTCCCTTAGCACTGGTGCTTCAAGCAGGAACAGCGAGTTGATGCCTGCAGAAGACTGTTCAACGTTTCACAGGGTCATGTCTTGCTTGGATGAAAAGAAGTTTGATTTGATCAACCAGAACTCCATCAGTTCTGTACGGAGTATAGCCAGCCGAATGATCCAAGCTGGGTTCACAGAAAGATTAAGGGAGACATTCACTGATTTATCGCAAGAGTTGATTAG GGATTTCCACATTCTTGACTCGAACTGGATTTTCCAATGCCATTCACGGGTCGATGAAGGGGACTCCTGTGTTGGGGAAAGTGTGAGACTGCAGTATTGGAATTTGGCATCACAGTTCATCACAAGAGTTCTTGTTGAGATGCGACGGCAGCTAAGTGAAGCGGATCTTGGTGCATTTGATGAGCTCAAGGGGGATTACTTTGCAAAGATTGTGGAGCAGCCAGTTTCAAAGTTACTGAACGTTGCTTCAACGTTAGCTGCGCTTAACAAACTGTtggaggagatccctcaaggattggTTCAGTGTGTGCAGACTGTTTTCCCCAGAATCGTTCATGCGCTCAGTACATACAGCACACTCTCAGATGTTGTGCCAACTTTGCTGGAGTTGGTATCACCGGACTCTAGAGAATCAATCTCTAGAGAAGccgaagcaattcgcaagaaggTGGAGGATGTGGTGAGCAGAATGCTTGACATTCTTACAGATGCGATGTCAGCAAGTTCTCTGCCAGAAGCTGAAGATACTGATGTTCACCCCGTGACAAAAGCTGTTGCAGAAGGCACAGGGTCATTGTTAGAACACAGAGATTCGTTGAATTTAATCCTTGCTCACAGCTGTTGCCAGGTGTATGAAGGTGTCCCAGCTATAGAATCTTATAATAGCCTGATATCCGGCCTGATCGTGCATTTGCAATCTGTGCTGAGAAGGAGCTGCAAGGGACCGCTGCAGAAAGAGTCGCGGTACATTTTCTTGTTGAACAACATGCAATTCATTCTCAACCAATTCAAAAGCTCAGCAATGGAGGATCCCATCGGACACGGTGACTGGGCCATCGAGCATCACAAAGCAATGGAGCATTACATGAAAGAATATATTGAGACCTCCTGGGCACCTGTATCCTCTCATCTGGCAGCTAAGGATGGAAAGCATCTTCGTTTCTGGAGACATTCATCCGTGCAGCAGTTCACCGCAGCCTTCCAATGTGTTTGTGCTAAACAGAGGCACTGGAAGGTGCCTGATCCACATCTTCGTAAAACGCTGAGGGCATCCATATCAAGGAAACTTGTCCCAGCGTACTGTGAGTACCTGGGAAAGCATCCGAAGGGTAGCAAATCAATAAGGATAACTAGAGAAGAGCTGGAGGATCTACTGTCAGAATTGTTTGAAGGATGA